ATGAGCGCCTATTAGGTGTCATCGATCGTCAGGTTATAAAATGGCCAGCTATTTATAAAATTCCAGAATTGGATACTATTTGGAGAAGAATAAGACGAGGGTTTCCTGTCTCTTCTGCCAGATTCTATACTTTCGTGAGTTCTAGTTATGCTGTGGGTATAGCAAAGAATGGTTATGATCCGCATAAATTAACGGACATAAAACTTGACGGATTAATAGATGGCTTAAAAGAGGCATGGAAATTTGAACGTCGTCCCGACTTTGAAAAAATGAGGGGAACAGGAGAGAAAATTACCGATAAAGATTTTCAGCGAGGCGCTGTATTCTTCAAGCTGACTTCTACGCCAGAAGGAACGCACATATCCCAATTTACAAATTATGGCCTGCCCAATAATAATGAAGAAGTTGTTATAAGTCTGGAACACGAAATGCCCATGCTGATATTTTTAACCTTTTTGGCCGCAACGCCGGGTTATGCTTACTCTGGTGATTATGAATTTGCGATTATGAGGAATGGGACGGCCCTTTTTAATAAAATGGTCCAACGAATGACACAGGAGGTATCAACAAGAGTTGTCGTTCATTCTTTTCCCAACACGCCTGCGGCAAGAAGAAGTGTTAATGGGAGTGGTGGGAAATGGTTTGGTATGAGTTGAAGTTATGACTGGGAGATTTCATTTTGTTTGGCAATAAAGCATAAAATAAATTTCTTCTGGCCGTTGTTTAATATATGTTTGCCGGCGCCCTCTATTTTGAAAAGGCTCCACACTGTGCTATTTTCCCCTCCATCATGTCACTCAAACAGGAGGGAAAAACCATGACTTTTTTAGAAACCGACATCAACGAACTCGTTTCCGCAAACCACCCTTACCGTAAGATACTGGAGCTTGTTGATTTTAGGGAGCTGACGAAAGAATTACGGAAGTGTTATTCCAAAATGGGGAGAGGCGGTTACCCCGTTGAAAGTGGATTCAAGGCCTTGTTGCTTCAATATATGGAAGATTTAAGCAATCGGGAAGCCCAGCGATTTTTGGAGGAGAATTTGTCAGGCAAATTATTTTGTGGATTTAATTTGAGAGAGCAAACACCCGAGCACACCTATTTTGTGGATTTACGACAGCGAATAGGGACGAAACGTCTGGCAGAATTATTTAATCGGGTACGGGAGGCGTTGATACGCAACGGGATGATCCGAGAGGTTTTTACGTTTGTGGATGCGACAAAGCTAATCAGCAAGATGTCGACATGGGATGAGAGGGACAAGGCGATAAAAGCGGGAGAGGAGAAATTCAATAATGCGGTGGCAGAGAAATATGCGCGAGACAAAGAGGCGCGATTTGGTTGCAAAGGGAAAGATAAATTTTGGTTTGGGCACAAGAAGAATATTTCAGTGGACATGACAAATGGTCTGATCAACAAGGTGGCCGTTACTCCTGCGAATGTACCGGACCATAAGGGGTTAAAACATATTTGTCCGAGGCAGGGGGCTGTTTTTGGGGACAAGGTATTTTCGCCAAAGTATTCACGGGATGAGATCAAGAGGCGGGGATGCCATTCTGGTGTGATACTGAAAAACAACATGAAAGAGAAAGATCGGGACAAGGATCGATGGCTGACGAAGGTGCGCATGCCCTATGAAGGAACCTTTGCCAGAATGAGGAAGCGAACGTGGTATTCTGGGGTGGCAAAAAATCAATTGGAGGCATTTTTAGAGGCACTTGTTTTTAATTTTAAGCGGCTGATTAAGATAGAAGCGCCTCCCCTTCAATTCACTTCCTGATGGATTCGTATGTCTGGATGTGAAAAATGCCCTATTTTTCAACGAGGGGAGGAGAAAAAAGGGCAACAAAAAAGAAAAAACAAAAAAATAATCCCTTGCGAAAAACTATCTCCAAACTTTTTAATCTATTTTTAATTCAGAGATCGTTTTCCACCAGTCCCTTGATTCGAAGATTGGCGGTCATGGACATTGTTCCCATTATTTTCGAACAACCTGTGAGGCGCGATGATATTGAAGGTTTGAGACGCGTGAGAGAAGAGGCGAACAAATATGGGACGATGGTTTTTGCCGACGAATCGGTTTATTCCTTAAGAGATGCCCAAACTGTTTTGGATGCCAAATCCGTAGGCGGTATCAATCTTAAACTGATGAAACACGGTGGTTTACTCGAAGCCATGCGCATTGCCGATTTTGCCCATGAACACGGATTGAAATTGATGATCGGGGGGATGGTGGAATCGCGTTTGGGAATGAGCGCCAGTCTCCATTTTGCCTTGGCAATAGGGGGCGATGTTGTCTGGTTTGATTTAGATACGCCCATGCTCATTGAAGGAGATCCTTTGAGTGGAGGCCTTCAATATACAGGTCCCTCCATGACACTTCCCCAATCCCCCGGAATTGGTGTTCAAACCCGGTAATTTTTTAAGCAACTTTTTTTTGCGGGATGACGATAATATCGGTGGAATATTAAAAATATAAAAACTAAGGAATAACAAATGGCTGAAATTGATGCTCCACGGGATGCAGGTGCAGGTCCAGTGAGATCCACTGCAGAAGGTGATGGAGCAGTCCCCCCGTCGCCTCCCGCTCCGGTTGTGGATTTTTTTGCTGATGGTGCGACATCGGGTGCTTATTGGTCACCCATCCAACCTTCGATTCCCCAACTTGAAGAAACGTCTCATACTTTTCAAAACAATGCCGTCGCCGCGTTTCAAAGGGGAGAATTCCAGCAAGCATCCAATCTTGCGAATGCGTCCATTGGAACTTTGCAACAGGCGCTACTTCAAAATCCGAACGAGGAAGTGACACTGAGAATTCAAGGCAACGCCATTGCCTCTGCGGAGCTGGAGGCTGTGGCAACTGCGAGACTAGGTGAGATAGACAACGCCCTCAGACAATTCAGTGTACGCGTCAATACCATTTTTCCTCCTCCCCAACTCCCCCGACAAGTCAGAGCGTGGTGGAGACTTGCAAAAGTTTTAATGTCCTTGGGAATGAAAAATGTTGCCGACAGTGCGTATCAACGGGCGCTGGGATCTGCACATGTTACCGGTGCCATTGGCGTTATGGACGCCATACTCGTTGATCAGGCGGCAAGACTTTTCGCAAACGGTTACGATGCGGAAGCCAGAGTTGTGATTATCAGTTTGATTGGCTTTCGTGATCGCACGAGGACTGGCGGTCCGTGGGGTCGCGCCGGAGATCCCAATGCCGCAAGAATACTCTTGTCGCAACTGGAACAAGCACGTTTGACTTTGCCTAATCCGGAAAGTGGTCGTTGGACTCCAACCGATACACCAGTCATCATTAATGGTCGATTAAGAGGTATTGCCGCTGATTTGTTAATGCGCGGCTTCCCGCAGTTTGCCGCCGAGATTCTTTCAAGACTTGCGAGATTTCAGGTGGATAAGCGCCAGCCACAGGCAAGCGATACAATTAACGCGGCCTGTGCGGCACAAGAGGATATTATAAGGGTAGTTGGAGACAAATCGG
This region of Deltaproteobacteria bacterium genomic DNA includes:
- a CDS encoding transposase; the encoded protein is MTFLETDINELVSANHPYRKILELVDFRELTKELRKCYSKMGRGGYPVESGFKALLLQYMEDLSNREAQRFLEENLSGKLFCGFNLREQTPEHTYFVDLRQRIGTKRLAELFNRVREALIRNGMIREVFTFVDATKLISKMSTWDERDKAIKAGEEKFNNAVAEKYARDKEARFGCKGKDKFWFGHKKNISVDMTNGLINKVAVTPANVPDHKGLKHICPRQGAVFGDKVFSPKYSRDEIKRRGCHSGVILKNNMKEKDRDKDRWLTKVRMPYEGTFARMRKRTWYSGVAKNQLEAFLEALVFNFKRLIKIEAPPLQFTS